The Sciurus carolinensis chromosome 5, mSciCar1.2, whole genome shotgun sequence genome segment aatcccagtggttctggagactgaggtaggaggatcacaagttcaaagccatcctcaggaACAGTGAGACTcttagcaactcagtaagacactatctctaaataaaatacaaaatgggactggggatgtggttcagagttTGACTGCCCCgtaattcaatccctggtacaaaaaaaattgtccatttttctaaagaacaaaataagaattctacaataaaaatatcaCCATGTGTATTTCTCcacaagtcatttaaaaaatttgaacatCAACATCTTAAATGATTTACCAACTTCTTTCAGCTTTTATTGTATGGTCATTGTCTGTTTATaagcacatatacacataccATCCTAATTTTACCCAGTGCACTGATCAATACACATATACAGTTTTACACACACAGACATGTGCGCGTgcgcatgcatgcacacatgcacacgcacaagTCAAATACACCTGCATTTCTGCCCATAATGATTTTTGGAGGAAtgagaaacaatacaaaatttcataaaattattttatgaaatttctagaaCACAGTGTAAACCAAATGTTTTCAGATAAACTTTGATTTAGGGGAGAGTTTAAAAGATGTATCATTTTCTAAAGACAAATGTTGAAATCAAAATACATTTAGATTTCCTATCCCCTTagttattttccagtttatttcttAGGAAGAAATAACTAACATAATAAATAACTAACATAATAGTTATTCCTGTATTGTACTAGGGAAAAGTAAAGTCCTTGACATGGTATTAATATGATACCTCTGAGTCTTTCATGTTGTTTCTTATCACCTTGACACAGGGATGACATTCCTCTTCTGGCCAGCTTAGTTTTCCCATTGACTGTTATGAGGTtggccctttttttctttttttcccttcctccagtAGATTCTCAGGGAAGAGTCTATGAACTGCAGTGAAATAACACGTAAAAGGGCAAGCCCATGACACCATGACATATTTCTAAGAACACAGGAGAAAAATTCTTTCATATCATTATTTCATTCAGTTGCCCACATTGGTCAATGGACTGTAGACTTCAGTTCTACCATGTTGGTAGGAAGAAGAGAAGTATGTACATTCAGAGAGTTTTCTATTCCTTTATTGACAAACTACCTGCTAGCTTTCTTGTAATTCAGCTAATAGTTTTGTGTCAATAGTTTATGTAGGCACTAGTCCATTCCATGTGTTTGTCTGTGTGGTTCTATGCTACATACTATGTGAAAAAACAGTAAATGAGTCTGCCTTCATtatgacttcttattttttaattgttttatttttttgaaattgattaatggataataCATtgataatacatataaaatgatgGTAATAGCCATGTAAAAGTGCAAATATAATATCTTactaatgttttttatttatgaattatccattttgtttttttgtgaagCATCTGAATAtccatttcagtttattttttatttgttctagttagttatgcatgatagtattttatcatattttgacacataatatataaatggagtataacttctcattattCTGGATGTACATTGTATAGGATTACAatggtcatataatcatatatgcacatagggctATCATgtacaattcattctactattcttcctacccccatacccctcccctcccttcaagaattcattttgttttaaatgatttagatgaaattattatatattatatagattGAGCATAACTGTGACCATCCAGTCAATCtgcatttgtttaaaaatcacaGGTTTTGAACATTCAGcatgataaaataaatgtatttaggCTTTATTAAATTAGATAACTTCATTTGGGGTGTATATAAAGACTCATATATTCTCTCTGCTGGAAAAAATAAGACTTTGGTATAATTTTTGCTTATGATTTCACACCTTTAATATTGAAACAATCTAAATTTggtagaaaagaagaacaaactcaATTTCTAGTTTATTACAATTATTTATTACAAGTAAATggcaatttaatatttataatataatcttaaaaataagattaatgtTCATGAATGTGTTGTACCCATAATAAAACcctttaaaaaactgacaaacaaTTATGAAATCTATTATCTCACATAATAGAAGGCCTGGAGATAAGTTGGATTCTAGATATGCATGATCAAGGCTaagaattcattctttcattgttttcttatatGTTAACAATTTATGAAGTTGGTGTTACCAGAtggttaaaacaaaaaagatgctgggtgcggtggcacatgcctgtaatcccagcagcttgggaggctgaggcaggaagattgagagctcaaagccagcctcagcaaaagcaagtcactaagcaactcagtgagaccctgcctctaaataaaatacaaaatagggctgggaatgtgactcagtcatgagtgcctctgagttcaatccccagtacaaaaaaaaaaaaaaaaaaaaaagatgatgccaaaataaaacaatgaaagaaaccCAAAACTGACAGGCCAAAGACAATCATAAATATAGACATGAAATCCCTATTTAATATACATTATTGACAAACTCAGGAAATCTATGATGATTGTATGCATTGATATGGAAATATTTgatgacaaaattcaacacttaTGAATAACAACTCtcataaaaataggaataaagagTGTTATGAGTTAAATTATATCCCACAAAGCATATATTTATGTTCTCCTCCCACACCTAGGAATAAGATCTTTTTTTCACAAATGGCATTTTTATGATGTAATAACCTAACATGGGACCACAAGGAAGTAAAGTGAGCTGTTGGTTCAGTGTGAGTTTCATTCTTAAAGGACAGTAGGGCTGGTTGCTGGTTCAGTTGGAATTAGGAGAGTCTGATTAGTTTATAGCTCTAGCACTCCAATCACTTCACCATTGCATATTCCTATATTAACATGGGAGCTTTCTTTTAAGACTGTCTGTCTGTAACCAGCAGCTTTTCTCAGCAGACTACCCATGTTACTGTCTTCTCTTAATTCCTGGGGTCCGTGTTCCAGATTTGGCATCACCTTTCCACTTCACATATTACCTTCTCAGGGGCAGTCCACAGGGACTCTAACCATCCAACAGTTTACCTGACCTCCCAGACTTTCCTTTGGAATCTCAGTAAAAACCTCCAATGCCCCTTCACATTAGCATCCTGCATTCCAGCAAAACCTGTACCATGTGAATAGTGCCCAGGTCTGCTGCCATCTAGAAAAAAACATGGGAATGAAGGCTGAAGTAACCTCTGAAAGTCTGCAAGGATTAGAATGGTAAAAGGATTTTAGGTCCACCTATGCCAGGAGATTACCCAGAcatcttttcaaaataatcatcTTTTTTGTAACCTTAGTAGAAGAGCAGGGCACGCTGCTGGATCAGTAGAATGTGTGTCTTATGAAGAGAGCAGGGTATGCTGATGGTTCAGGGAGATTTGCATACTTCTGATAAGAGTAAACTCTTAAAGAACTGAGACTTTCATTATAATGAATTCATCTTCTCTCTGGTTTACTAGATATTTGTATGGAAAaaaccaataattttattttggaataaggTATTTCTCTGTGGTTGCAAAATGCATTCAATGTAATAGAGAGACCACACTGATGTGAACCTAAGGCAGCAAAACTTCAGTAATACAGGGAATGTTCTCCTACTCATATCCATTATGAAATCCCACTCACTTACTGATGTCACAATGTACCTTGCATATGCATTGTGTATTCAATGCCATAGACTGGAATGAAGGCTGAAGTGACCTCTGATGGTCTGTGTAGCTCAGCATGGTGAAACGTCTTTAAGCATCTCCTGGGCCAGCAGTGTCCTATGatctttcttcacagaaataccCAGAAATACTCTTTTCTATACTATGCACTTAATGATTATGGGCTTACACATACCTCGGATGCCCTCAAGACATCTTTTCTATTGTGTTTATGCAAAGTACTTGGTATCTCTTTAAAAGCTGCACTCTCTTCCACAAGCACATTTTCCTTAGCTTCagttataaatgcatttttttggGCCCAATTGCaagcttttaaaatgctttagCTCTCAGAGTAAACTAGGCTAAAGACTGCCAGCAGTACTGATGCCACTGACTGAATGCTATGTCACCCTGAAATTTCCTAAACCAGAAGAAGTAGTTCTTAACTATTAAATTCAGAATCACACAGCATCTCAGGACAAGAGAAATATGTAACCAAAGTTCTCAGTACCAAATTTTTAATTCAGTTAAGTTTTCTGACACTGTAAAGAACCCAGCCTcgagtaaaagaaagaaagaaagaaccacaTGGAGGATGGAAAATTTATCCAGTCTCAGGATTTCAGTCCAGACATGACCAACTCCATTTCTCTACCCCCATGGTAAGACAGTACACCATAGGAAGGGGACCTGCAGAGGAAAGCTATTCCCCCCCAggagcagaaggaagggaaagggtcaCAAGGAAGAGGCAACCTTCCAGGGCATGATCACATTGACCCCCCCTCCTACAGTCACATTCTGCCTGTGTACAGTAATTACCCAATTTATCCATTGAAACTAGAAGTGTCTTAattgggttacagctctcacatgCCAATCATACAACCTCAGATTACTCTGTATTAATAGATAAGCTTTGGGAGGGAATCTCAGATAAACACCATAGCAGGCTGCAAGCATCTACAGTTGGGACACTGAAGGAGAGGATCATAGACTCAAATCATTAGCAAGACTTGTGGCAGACCCTGCGATCAAAAGCCAGTATCTTGAAGGTGGGGCAAAGGAATACTGGACATGAGTTCTGCTCTTCAATCGTGCCCTTCCGATGCACTGGTGTCTTTATGTGATCATTTTCTCTCCTGTGGAGGTGGTTTTTGTTGTGAAATATAtgaattccctttcctttcatcttgggtatgttttgtgtttcttgaGGGCAGATCAtttaatgagagagagagaccatTCTGATGTGAACCTGTGGCAGTGTAACTTCAGTAATGCAGAGACATTACTCCCCCCACACAACTGCATTCTGATCCCCCTCACACACTGACATCACCGTGCAccatgtgtgtgcatggtgtgttcaCTGTCATAGGCTGGAATGAAGGCTGAAGTGGCCTCTGAGGGTCGGTGCAGTTCAGAGTGGTGAAACAATCTGTAAGCGTCCCCTGTGCCAGCAGTGTCCTGTGCTGTCTCTCTGGAGAAACATTCTCTTCTGTACCCTGGAGCCCTTGCTGGGTGTGGGCTTACACATAGCTGAGAGGCCCTCAAGTTATTTTTCCTAGTGtgtctgtgcaaagtacttagtaTCCCTTTCAAGGCTGCATCCTCTTCAAGAAGCTTGTCTTCCTTAGCCTCATGTACACGTGCACTTTTCTGGCTCAGCTGCAAGTTTTTAAAGTGCTTTGGCTTTAACGGTACTCCCCATTCTCATGGCAAACGAGGGCAAAGGCCACCAGTAACATCCATGCCAGTGACTGAATGTGCTGTGCCATCCTGAAATTCCCTCCACCAGAATAAGCAGTTCATCCCTTTAACTCAGAATCACACAGACCTCAGGGGATAAGCAACATGTAATGGAGTTCTCAGTGCCAAGTACCTGTTGGTTAGATCTGTCAGTCACTGATAGTACACCCACCACCTGAAAAGAAGAGCCTAGAGAAGAAGAATGTGATTCAGggtcatgatttcagaagtctgGGTCCAGACATGGTCCACGGTATCGCCGCGGGCCAAAGGTGAGGGAGCACACCATGGGAAAGGGGCCCAGCAGAGGAGAACTGTTCCCTGCATGAAAACTCGAAGCAGAGAGCAAGAACGGAGCCAGAGAGCAGAAACACCCCTCCAGGGCATGACCATTGATCACaacacctcctccagtcacactctgcCTGTGTAGGGTCACCACCGGGAACTTCCATTGAAACGAGGAGGGTCTTCATTGGGTTACAGCTCTTACAAGTCAATCATTCAACCTCAGAATCCTCCTGCATTAACAGAGAAGCTTTGGGAGGGATACCTCCTTTGTAAACCATGTCAGGCTGCAAGCCCATCTACCAGGGACCCTGAGGGAGAGGATCACACACTCAGACCCAGGCTCAGCACGtcaaaaagctggggatgtacctcagggGAGAGTGCTTTCCTACaatgtgggagaccctgggttcagtagGCAGGATCTTGGATGGTGAAAGGGGGTGCAGAAGAGAATGAGTTCCACCCTCCTGCCCCTTCCATCATGCCAGGATAGGGCAGCAGGGTTCTATGGCCTTGATCTTGCTGGTCTGCACAGCTGGGAGAGGTTAAGTTCTGTTACTGTGTATTACCCAGTGGGAGGTCTTCTGTTACAGTAGCAGGGGGAGGACCCAGTCTCATCCATGTGTTCTGCCCATGGAGGACACTTTGGATGGTTCCAGCATTCTTGGCTGTCACGTTTTCTCCTTTATCACTTTGAATGTGTCAACCCACTGCATTTTGGGTGCAGGGTTTCTACTCAGACATTCAATGAGTAGTTCATGGGGAAATTGGGATGCATCCTTCGTCCCTCTCACACCCACAGGTGTTAGTAGCACGTTCCACAGTGTACATTATGGCAGGGTGTCACAGTGTGAGTGAGCTGCTACCATCCTTTTGGTAGCAGTGATTTGGAGATGGAAGAAAAGGGGATGATGGGGTACCTTGAGTATAGACATGTTGAAGTCTTCTACACCCAAATGTTATTTCagatttctaaatttaaattgaaaagcGAATGAAAGCATTgtccaaattttaatttctcaacAGGCAAACATCGGTCTCTACTACCCCAAAGCAAAAATCTCCCAGAgttcattcttattctttttctgaagTGGGCAGGGTCCTGGGAACCCACTAGTGAGATGACCACTGGGGGTTCTGGCCACCCGTGACTGGGCCATTTGTTCTCTGACCTCACAAGGAGCCATTGTGAGGGAACCTGAAACAGCCGGTATATAAGCGggtggccagggctggggtttTGTCCAttaagtacaggaagctcttggtggtgacctgtcggactcccagaTAGTTAGAGCGTTTGGTGGTTGGCGGTTGGTGGTTGTGGTCTTTGGTATTGGtttttttgatttgggttttttgttttgtttggtttggttttttgattttggtttgttgttttgcttggtttgtgtttttttctttctttttttctttgttttgtttgtttgtttgtttttcttcttagctAGCATCCTTAGGTGGGGTTCCTGCTCAGGATGCGTAGGCAGAGTAGAGAGACTAGTGTAGCGCTGTGGGGGATCAGCTCCCGCGAAGAGATGGCCTTCCGGGACCGCTATGAGGTCCTGAGGACCATCGGGTGTGGTGGGTGTGCCCAGGTGCAGGTAGCCCGCCATCTCCCCACCGGGGCAGAGGTTGCAGTGAAAGTGCTGCCGAAGGTAAAGGGGAAGGCGGCCCTCTCCGAAGCCAGCGTGATGAGGTGGCTGAATCACCCCAACGTGATCCAGCTGTTCCAGGTGATCGAAACCCGTGAGCACGTCTACTTGGTGATGGAGCACGCGGTGGGGGGCCCGGCGCTCCAGCACATCCCTTCCCGGGGCATGCGGCCGGAGGAGGCGCGGAGGGTGTTCCGGCAGATCGCGGGGGCGGTGGGCTACTGCCACGGCCAGGGCATCGTGCACCTGGACTTGAAGTTGTCCAACGTCGTGGTGGATGCGGCTGGCACCTGCAAGCTCATCGACTTTGGCCTCAGCCTGAGGGTCAGGCCTGGGCAGAAGCTGCGCAGGTGCTGGGGCACCCTGGCCTACCTTGCTCCCGAAGTCCTCCTGAGGCGGGAATACGAGGGCCCCCCAGCGGACGTGTGGAGCCTGGGCGTCATCCTGTTTTATCTGTTGACCGGAAGGTGCCCCTTCAGGGCGCTCTTGCGCTCAGGGATGGTGAGGCGGATCCGGGAGGGAAGGTACCACATCCCTGACCGCGTTCCGCCCCAAGCACGCAGCCTCATCCGTAGCATGCTGAGCATGGACCCGGCACGGCGCCCGACAGTAGAGCAAGTCCTCCAGCACCCGTGGCTGAGGGAAGGTGAGGAGGCTTTGCCCTGTCAGGATGGGGAGCCAACCCCCAAACGCCCAGACCCCGCCATAATGGCAGCCCTGTTGGACTTGGGTCACGACCCGTATGAGGCCTGGGTGTCTCTGACTTGGGGGAAGTTTGATGACGCTGCGGCCGCCTACCTGATCCTTCGGCACCAGCTGAGCCAGGGGGCCGGCTGCATGTTCAAGGGGAGACCTGCGCAACACGCACACCCTTCCAATGGCTTCGTCCTCCCGAGGAGGAGCACCAGCGAGCTTGCCCTTCACCCCTGCGCCTCGGGCCATGACCATCGACTTCCCGAGGAGGCCCAGCACACAGGGCACAAGGACCTCAGAAGGGTCAGCCTGGCTGGCACCGACCTCCGTTGGCTGCTCCAAAGGACCCCTGCACCTGCCCCTACCCCTGCGCCCAAGAAGCCCAGCCATTCCCGCAAAGATACCTCCACAGGGCAGCCCAAGGCCTGGAAGCGGGTGGCTAGGAGGCTTGCCACCTGCTTCCGCCAGCTGTGTTGCTGCGAGCCCTGTGGCAGCCAAGAAGGGGCTCCGGTGACCGGAAAGCAGAAACGTGGCAGAGGCCGAGCAAGAGTGGTTCCCATATGATGGAGAGCTGCGTCAGACCCACCCCACTGGCAGCTGGAGGACGCTGTGCTCTCCGCATCCAGACCTaagggcctgggcctgggtccTTTGGACTCCAAACAGCTGCAGGAGCCACGTGTGCAAACTGGCTCAGGCTTCTCTGCACTAGGCACAGCCAGAGGCACCTGTGGATCTGCCTCGGCAACAGGAGTCTCCTCTGCCCCCGCCTGCGAGAGACACCAGAGACTGTTTCTCCCTGGGACACTGGCCCCCTGCACCGCCCTTCTCTGTCCTTTCCCCCATGTTTCTGGAAGAGCAGAGGCTTTTCTTGATAAGTTTGTTTCTCAcaaacattataataaaattgatgttctGAAGATCCGAAGAAAGTGTGCTTAATACAATGTGGTCAGGGCCAAGGGCCTCAAGAACTTGGATGGGGTCCACCAGCACCTCACTCCAAGGCTGGGCAAGACCAGTGGAGCTCCCTCTCTGGGTCAGTGCATTTGGAGACTTGAAATCCTTGAGCCAGTGCAGATGGGGCGTCCTCGGTCTCAGGCAATGGACATGGGTGCTTGCTTGCCTTTAGCCAGTGTGCTTGGGGACTCAGTTACTTTGTCCTAGTGTAGACGGAGACTCACCTCCTTGATCCGGTTTAGCTAGAGACTCTCCCCAGGAGCCAGCATAGGATGCCTTACATTTAACTGGTAGTCTTTGTCGAGGAATTTCCCAGTCTTCACGTCCCTTCCTGAGTTGGTCACAGAGGTTGAGTGCTAAGTATTGGAGTATATATGTCATAATATTTGGGCCCTCTATGTGTTCTATGACATCATCTCCATAATAGTGCATTTAAAGTATggggagttttttgtttggtCAATATAAGGCTTTTTTGTACCCATGGCTGCATGCTTTACCAACATCCTTCTGTTCTCCTCCCTTTATCCACTTCATGGTCATAGCTAATTATATTAGAGTTGTTTTATATGGAATTTGGAGCATGGAGATATCCCTCTTTTCTATGGATGCTATTTACATAAAGGAATTGGACCAATGtgaattttttgttatgttttaattcttttgtgaATGAATTTTGTTGAAATAGAACATGTATAAATGAGTTTGGAAACAAgtgttgtttttatgttttttttaattgtaaacaaatgggatacatcttgtttctctgtacatggagtaaaggcataccatttgtgcaatcataaatttacataggataatgtagtttgtttcattctgttattttttcccttcccctcacccctcgcacccttctttccctctatacagtccttcctttctcccctccccccccccattaggtgtcatcattcgcttatcagtgagatcattcgtcctttggttttttgagattggcttatctcagcatgatattctccaatttcatccatttgcctgcaaatgccataattttatcattctttatgctgagtaatattccatggtgtatattagtgctctatctgaagtatgagtggcaaagattttctcccactctgagggctctctcttcacattgctgatagtttcctttgctgagagaaagctatttagtttgaatctatctcagttattgattcttgcttttatttcttgtactatgggagtcctgttaaggaagtctgatcgtaagctgacatgttgacgatttggacctactttttcttctataagatgcagggtctctggtctgattccgaggtccttgatccattttgagttgagttttgtgtagggtgagagataggggtttagtttcattctgttgcatttggttttccagttttcccagcaccatttgttgaagaggctatcttttctccattgcatatttttggcccctttgtctagtatgagaaaattgtatttataactAAAGCCTGATTTATACGTAGCACATTATGGAGGGTGTGCAGATACTGTCAAAACTTCCTGCATCAGTATGGAGGCcactgcagaggcaggaggcaggtgagAAGCTTGTTGGTGTCCAAGGAGGCTTATGCTCCTTTATCATCCAGTGGGGACATTGCCCTCAGACATCGTATCCTTTTGGATTAAATTCCCATCACCACTCTCTTGGAGCCAGTGTGTATTGTCACCTGCTTTTCCTGTTTCCTGGGTtgccttttgcttttctttgtccTTATTTGGGGAGCATGAGGGAACATTGGGCTGGCAAGTTATCCTTCAAAAAAGGATAACATAAGAAAGCTCGTCACTGTGAAGATATCCATATTGTAAACATCATGCAGCTACATCCTGCTGTGAGGAATATATGTCTCCTCTCTCAGGAGTATTAGCTAAGATTCTCAGGTCAAGTACTACTTGGGTATGTCTCAGAGCTTCCTAAAGGCCTCCTCTTCACTAACTAGCCTGACTCCTCAGGGTGGGGCTTGCAATTTGTAATTGGAGTGCAAGATACCCCAGTTCCAGGAACCTTGTGTAGTGTGACCTTCCTGTTTCCTTGTCCTTCACACTAGGAAGATACCTGCCTGCATGGGGATGCTGCACAGAGTACCCTCATGTCCCTGGTGTGAGGGGTCAGGTGGATTTACTCTATGGGAGCTGATCATTCCTTGAATTGAAGCAGTCAAATCAACCCAGAAACTCAGAACTGAAGTTACTGGTGGAATCAAACTTCAAATGGTTCCTCAGCCCAGCTCTCCTCCAGGTTGTCCCCTGGCCCCATCCTGCTTGGTTGTGGTCTATGCTGGTCCTCCTCTTGGCCTGGAGGGAGCTGTAACTGACTCGACTGTGATTtgttcctactttttcttctgtgaatccCTGTGACATCAGGAGAGGAAAGGGTGGAACTTCCTGCAGGATTCTGTactctttcctttctcatcataAGTATGAGTCAGCCACCTTGCTTTATTGCCCAGCTTCGGAGCCATCTCTTGACCTCAGAAAAAACCAGTAGAACCACATTAAATACCCTTCTGTCCACCACATCTGTGTATACTTAACTGGCATGCAGAGGGTGGGACCTTGAGAGTCCAGGGGTAATCATATCTGAGAAGTAA includes the following:
- the LOC124985590 gene encoding sperm motility kinase 2B-like; translated protein: MAFRDRYEVLRTIGCGGCAQVQVARHLPTGAEVAVKVLPKVKGKAALSEASVMRWLNHPNVIQLFQVIETREHVYLVMEHAVGGPALQHIPSRGMRPEEARRVFRQIAGAVGYCHGQGIVHLDLKLSNVVVDAAGTCKLIDFGLSLRVRPGQKLRRCWGTLAYLAPEVLLRREYEGPPADVWSLGVILFYLLTGRCPFRALLRSGMVRRIREGRYHIPDRVPPQARSLIRSMLSMDPARRPTVEQVLQHPWLREGEEALPCQDGEPTPKRPDPAIMAALLDLGHDPYEAWVSLTWGKFDDAAAAYLILRHQLSQGAGCMFKGRPAQHAHPSNGFVLPRRSTSELALHPCASGHDHRLPEEAQHTGHKDLRRVSLAGTDLRWLLQRTPAPAPTPAPKKPSHSRKDTSTGQPKAWKRVARRLATCFRQLCCCEPCGSQEGAPVTGKQKRGRGRARVVPI